The Podospora pseudopauciseta strain CBS 411.78 chromosome 2 map unlocalized CBS411.78m_2, whole genome shotgun sequence genome has a window encoding:
- a CDS encoding uncharacterized protein (COG:J; EggNog:ENOG503P6VG) has translation MVRITVSSLLRTALRPTASVPRCTARSFSSLPTLRPTLAPTPSAFRAPSQTLLSRGPILQQQSPSSGAEGVLDLISSTSISSNPAMQSMQVRCGPRPTMANASRLIQKRRHGFLSRIKTKNGRKTIARRRAAGRRRLSA, from the exons ATGGTCAGAATAACCGTATCATCCCTCCTCAGGACGGCGCTCCGGCCAACCGCCTCTGTTCCTAGGTGCACCGCCAG atccttctcctccctcccaaccctcCGCCCAACCCTtgcacccaccccctccgcttTTCGCGCCCCATCTCAGACCCTTCTGTCCCGGGGACCTATCCTCCAGCAACAATCACCTAGCAGTGGAGCCGAAGGAGTCCTCGATTTgatctcttccacctccatctcctccaacccgGCGATGCAGTCGATGCAAGTCCGTTGCGGACCCCGCCCAACAATGGCCAACGCCAGTCGCCTGATCCAGAAAAGGAGACACGGGTTTTTGAGCAGGATCAAGACCAAGAACGGGAGGAAGACAATTGCGAGGAGAAGGGCAGCAGGCagaaggaggttgagtgCTTAA
- a CDS encoding uncharacterized protein (COG:S; EggNog:ENOG503P4JT), producing MASLMPVHAVFAPAGNGASNGGGGGGGDGQKPKRARTSKPKVKTGCNNCKQRRIKCDELRPECYNCVRSKKICSGYPPPPRSARPFEEIRIAPKPIAGAGAVAAAPPPVRDALQLQPHPRRVAKQLKRTTSPLTPVTPQAFMMPTMPTMPVLPINVSINLPFTAEEGLYFQLFRERTASELSGFFDSAFWARSVLQECHGASAIRHAVVALGALYKTLDKTNESPPGSPSSNASPYDSARRHWEMAFKQYANALSALIKADSAESSNRTRLMASVLLACFDSFVGDHQQAIVQIQNGLRLLEKLRQERRRAFLPKPEEPVEEELIQMFTRLAIQAKSYDMAFHFPQPYVVRLTAAAQDPSSPGSEGGSPISTDQGPVPERFSTVQEARIVWDRLVERIFRFTETMFVEAQHGVMGILPTTLAQRGMGFKKEMDDWAHAFEHILQSRTAPGVSSQEKACIAAVKMHQIMSSILFMMTFSDSELHFDKFTPDFKHIVDLALEVVGDEERRAAAKRCPDQRFCYHQSRCEPDIFGGHEYAARHIKPSFSADLGIVPPLYVVATKCRDPILRRQAIQLLRSSARREGMWDSELTARIGMWIAEVEEEGLFAPSDFAPSPTGSSPVQLYSPRPSTSGSSLTPPPSATYSGGRSSLSPQPGFEYTDSPPSQNGYARQSSLSPSVLSVQIPKKIVPAEKRVMVRAVEFSLRDRSATIQLGSRNLRLGTPDLRTKVTRITW from the exons ATGGCTTCTCTGATGCCAGTCCACGCTGTCTTTGCGCCAGCTGGAAATGGCGCTTcgaatggtggtggtggtggtggtggtgatgggcaaAAGCCAAAGCGCGCGAGAACAAGCAAACCCAAGGTCAAGACGGGGTGTAACAACTGCAA ACAACGAAGGATCAAATGCGACGAACTTCGACCAGAATGCTACAACTGCGTGAGATCAAAAAAGATTTGTTCCGgataccctcctcctccgcgcAGCGCCAGACCGTTTGAAGAAATCAGAATTGCACCAAAACCAAttgccggtgccggtgccgttGCGGCCGCTCCCCCACCCGTTCGCGATGCTCTTCAACTGCAGCCTCACCCACGACGGGTGGCCAAACAGCTCAAGCGGACCACAAGCCCCCTTACACCAGTAACACCTCAAGCGTTCATGATGCCAACAATGCCAACCATGCCCGTTTTGCCGATTAACGTCTCGATAAATCTCCCATTCACCGCCGAAGAAGGACTCTATTTCCAGCTGTTCCGTGAGCGGACGGCAAGTGAACTCTCGGGCTTCTTCGACTCTGCCTTCTGGGCACGAAGCGTCCTGCAGGAATGCCATGGCGCATCCGCCATTCGGCATGCGGTTGTTGCTCTCGGAGCCTTGTACAAAACTCTAGATAAAACAAACGAGTCACCGCCGGGGTCACCAAGTTCAAACGCCAGCCCCTATGATAGTGCCAGGAGGCACTGGGAGATGGCTTTCAAGCAGTACGCCAACGCTCTGAGCGCGCTAATCAAGGCCGATTCAGCAGAGTCCTCCAACAGGACGAGATTGATGGCGAGCGTGCTGTTGGCATGCTTTGACTCGTTTGTTGGCGACCACCAGCAAGCTATTGTCCAAATCCAAAATGGGCTTCGACTGTTGGAGAAGCTCCGCCAGGAACGGAGACGGGCATTCTTACCCAAGCCTGAGGAgccggtggaggaagagctcaTTCAGATGTTCACTCGACTAGCCATTCAAGCAAAATCCTACGACATGGCTTTCCATTTTCCACAACCCTATGTCGTCCGCCTGACCGCGGCTGCCCAAGACCCCAGCTCACCGGGCTCTGAGGGCGGCTCGCCCATTTCAACTGACCAAGGTCCCGTCCCAGAGCGATTCTCAACTGTGCAGGAAGCTCGTATCGTATGGGATCGCCTTGTCGAGCGCATCTTCCGCTTCACCGAGACCATGTTTGTTGAGGCTCAACACGGTGTCATGGGCATCCTTCCAACTACGCTGGCGCAGCGCGGTATGGGCTTCAAAAAGGAAATGGATGACTGGGCTCATGCATTCGAACACATCCTTCAGTCCAGAACGGCACCGGGCGTGAGCAGCCAGGAAAAGGCATGCATTGCTGCAGTGAAGATGCATCAGATCATGAGTAGTATTCTGTTTATGATGACATTTTCCGACAGCGAGCTGCACTTTGACAAGTTCACGCCGGATTTCAAGCACATTGTGGATCTCGCTCTGGAAGTTGTTGGTGACGAGGAAAGAAGAGCGGCAGCCAAGCGTTGCCCAGATCAGAGATTCTGTTACCACCAAAGCCGATGCGAACCCGATATCTTTGGAGGCCACGAATACGCCGCACGCCATATCAAGCCCAGCTTCAGCGCGGATCTGGGTATCGTTCCGCCGTTGTATGTGGTGGCGACCAAGTGCCGTGACCCCATCCTTCGACGGCAGGCCATTCAGCTCCTGAGGAGCAGCGCCAGGAGAGAAGGCATGTGGGACAGCGAGCTGACGGCACGCATTGGGATGTGGATCGCCGAggtagaggaagagggtTTGTTTGCCCCCAGTGATTTTGCTCCGTCCCCCACCGGTTCGAGCCCTGTACAGCTGTACTCGCCCCGTCCGTCGACAAGCGGCAGTTCTTTgacgccgccgccttctgCGACATACAGCGGAGGCCGATCGAGCCTCAGCCCTCAACCTGGGTTCGAGTACACAGACAGCCCGCCTAGTCAGAATGGATATGCACGACAGTCGTCGCTTTCACCCAGTGTTTTGTCGGTGCAGATACCGAAAAAGATTGTGCCGGCAGAGAAGCGCGTCATGGTCAGGGCAGTCGAGTTCAGCCTGCGTGACCGATCGGCTACGATACAACTGGGCTCGCGAAACCTCAGACTGGGGACACCGGATTTGAGGACGAAAGTGACGAGGATTACGTGGTGA
- the FAR11 gene encoding Factor arrest protein 11 (COG:S; BUSCO:EOG09260RVQ; EggNog:ENOG503NW4G) — MNSLWPSRASSAANDASKKGKEASQPPAAEPPAQKTGVDQDGTVDASAAGPANTSKPPPPPPTSLAKRPLLVRNQQPSAPSIPPAVPSVPAPPIPNTANSNETNDASQPQQQQGQQSQQQQQQNVSPNDSLSLAQLRRIVNDFPNREPIAYDYEYTDMGPLEEEIDEWFMYNFWQWVRLNAANRAFHTAWGKYFASPESSPTESQAQPPPGWDEVDVSKRKEFITSILGHIKPLSDDQDDRMVRGEAIGAVVYLVLGRWTETVTVRKVGMLNGVVEGKCKSAATKVQLDAMKEGVRVLAECGGVEVMWDALRGAFEPFWADEPPQSLQMQAEELIHLMTVMYVVIQVTLEDSEGMEEVRPRLLALNPNLVDFLMLATAKLRWDEAGILPQTQIFLLFWKSILLVFGGMKELAETKKATSEREINEKDMELITASPLDYHVFRQEITSKYPAYVPPQPAIPLEAEHTSLLPHLPSHPPRNTAQTGIISGPPNQTGGGSILNQPVHIATPAPSPPPSPAAGGKGAKKQNYQTNQNFPFMYPPLDATSNSAGGKGGAGLQDLLVGRKWEGSDVPASIMEAGELFSRRVRMTRATRQLWDEREKFLKEGRGGGCEGADEDLIDELDLDELTLEEKEELGLVKPGDKDGKASRSGADYGPREVDDNTKRRLDAVEEFYKEALPQLQSVVVVLLKQVLAIASNMVIASPNGQQQGGGPPAGRANGPSQAPGPNGAGGKGPDPGSPSDADVDEMRNREIAAKAATGILILLLKWLKLSHVLKFEYLTQLLLDSCYIPLVLKLFAVHDVQQVVENKLDRLEHSFFYFCGSRAGVIPHPGMPNPTATEFEDVEEVSEEEDDAAPPPIKRRRSPTTTPDQQGASQDAQQSFDAQQQQAPPTRPEVDELGYPVNPLPSEPITDFSRRNFFCLINYLRIMQKICKNKAHRNLLLVQYKSSPILRKTLKVPQQELRLYTLKLFKNQVPYCGRKWRQSNMRVITAVYLYCRPELRDEWLAGSDIDAEVEEALPLEQALRSLTHWFNVRKYPETMAVYDREKGKRVIMEKIERSFFMREMEKLDPGGGLGLGFGFGGDGLMMGPEMMMMGDEQMGYGYMLQQAQMQRELQQQQSYQQMMHAHQQQQYQGQGQGQQQQQQQSGGWEGEGGQPGQGQAWGMS, encoded by the exons ATGAACTCACTCTGGCCATCCCGTGCCTCGAGCGCTGCGAATGACGCATCcaagaaaggaaaagaagcaTCGCAGCCACCTGCAGCTGAGCCACCAGCTCAGAAAACAGGAGTCGACCAAGATGGCACGGTCGATGCCAGCGCTGCTGGCCCCGCCAACacatcaaaaccaccccctcctcctcccacatccCTGGCCAAacgccccctcctcgtccgtAACCAACAGCCCTCAGCACCTTCCATTCCCCCAGCTGTCCCCTCTGTCCCCGCACCACCGATTCCAAACACAGCTAACAGCAACGAGACCAATGATGCCTCTcaaccgcagcagcagcagggtcAACaatcccagcagcagcaacaacaaaatgTCTCACCAAACGACTCCCTTTCGTTGGCACAACTTAGACGAATTGTGAACGACTTCCCCAACAGAGAACCGATAGCCTACGACTACGAATACACCGACATGGGCCCCCTCGAGGAGGAAATCGACGAGTGGTTCATGTATAATTTCTGGCAGTGGGTTAGGTTGAACGCTGCGAACAGGGCTTTTCACACGGCGTGGGGGAAGTACTTTGCCTCGCCCGAGTCTTCACCTACAGAAAGCCAGGCTCAGCCCCCGCCGGGATGGGATGAGGTGGATGTTTCGAAACGAAAGGAGTTTATCACGAGTATTTTGGGGCATATCAAGCCGTTGAGCGATGATCAAGACGATAGGATGGTCAGAGGGGAGGCGattggggcggtggtgtatCTTGTTCTGGGGCGGTGGACGGAGACGGTGACTGTTAGGAAGGTGGGGATGCTGAatggggttgtggaggggaagTGCAAGAGTGCGGCTACGAAGGTGCAGTTGGATGCtatgaaggagggggtgagggtgttggcggagtgtggaggggtggaggtgatgtgGGATGCGCTGAGAGGGGCCTTTGAGCCGTTTTGGGCGGATGAGCCGCCGCAGAGTTTGCAGATGCAGGCGGAGGAGCTGATTCATTTGATGACGGTCATGTATGTCGTTATTCAGGTCACTCTGGAGGATTCGGaagggatggaggaggtcaGGCCGAGGTTGC TTGCCTTGAACCCCAACCTGGTGGACTTTCTCATGCTGGCGACGGCAAAGCTGAGGTGGGATGAGGCTGGGATTTTGCCACAGACTCAGATCTTCCTCTTGTTTTGGAAGTCAATATTGCTGGTGTTTGGTGGTATGAAGGAGCTTGCAGAGACGAAGAAGGCGACAAGCGAGAGGGAGATCAACGAAAAAGACATGGAACTGATTACGGCCTCGCCGTTGGACTACCACGTATTCCGACAGGAGATTACATCAAAATACCCAGCATACGTCCCGCCTCAGCCAGCAATTCCATTGGAAGCAGAGCACACATCATTACTACCTCACTTACCCAGTCACCCACCCCGAAACACCGCCCAAACTGGGATTATCTCCGGTCCTCCTAACCAGACGGGAGGAGGATCGATCCTTAACCAGCCCGTTCATATTGCGACACCagcgccatcaccacccccgagcCCGGCAGCCGGTGGTAAGGGCGCAAAGAAACAAAACTACCAAACCAACCAGAATTTCCCTTTCATGTACCCACCGCTTGACGCGACTAGTAACAGCGCAGGTGGGAAAGGAGGAGCAGGGCTCCAGGATCtgctggtggggaggaagtgGGAAGGCAGCGATGTGCCAGCCTCGATCATGGAAGCAGGAGAACTCTTCTCTAGGAGAGTGCGTATGACGCGGGCTACTCGGCAACTGTGggacgagagagagaagtTTCTGAAAGAGGGCAGGGGTGGTGGCTGCGAGGGAGCGGATGAGGATCTCATCGATGAGCTCGACCTTGACGAGTTGACgcttgaggagaaggaggaactGGGCTTGGTGAAGCCAGGAGACAAAGACGGAAAGGCGTCCAGATCAGGAGCGGATTATGGCCCCAGGGAGGTTgacgacaacaccaagcgGCGGTTGGATGCAGTTGAAGAGTTTTACAAGGAGGCGCTGCCGCAGCTCCAgtctgtggttgtggtgttgctgaagCAGGTACTGGCCATTGCTAGTAACATGGTTATTGCCAGTCCTAATGGGCAGCAACAGGGTGGTGGTCCACCTGCCGGCCGGGCTAATGGGCCGAGCCAGGCGCCTGGGCCTAATGGGGCCGGCGGGAAGGGACCTGATCCGGGTTCGCCCTCAGATGCAGATGTGGATGAGATGAGGAATCGGGAAATTGCTGCCAAGGCTGCCACGGGTATCCTGATCCTGTTGTTGAAGTGGCTGAAGCTCTCTC ACGTTCTAAAGTTCGAGTACTTGACACAGCTCCTGTTGGATTCTTGTTACATTCCGCTGGTACTCAAGTTGTTTGCTGTCCACGACGTACAGCAGGTTGTGGAAAATAAACTTGATCGTCTCGAGCATAG CTTCTTCTACTTTTGCGGCTCTCGGGCTGGCGTGATACCCCATCCGGGCATGCCTAACCCTACAGCTACAGAATtcgaggatgtcgaggaagtcagtgaggaagaggacgacgcggcccccccccccatcaaaCGTCGTcgatcaccaacaaccacacctGATCAGCAAGGAGCGTCCCAAGACGCACAGCAATCGTTTGAtgcacaacagcaacaagcacCCCCCACGCGCCCAGAAGTTGACGAGCTCGGCTACCCCGtcaaccctctccccagcGAGCCCATCACGGACTTTTCGCGGCGAAACTTCTTTTGCCTGATCAACTATCTACGAATCATGCAAAAGATCTGCAAGAACAAGGCCCACCGGAACTTGCTGCTGGTGCAGTACAAGTCAtcccccatcctccgcaAGACCCTGAAGGTTCCCCAGCAGGAACTACGGCTGTACACCCTCAAGCTCTTCAAAAACCAAGTCCCCTACTGCGGCCGCAAGTGGCGGCAGTCAAACATGCGGGTAATCACGGCGGTTTACCTTTACTGCCGCCCAGAACTGCGAGACGAATGGCTGGCCGGCTCGGATATCGACGCagaggttgaggaagccCTTCCGCTCGAGCAGGCCCTGCGCAGTCTGACGCACTGGTTCAACGTGAGGAAGTACCCGGAGACGATGGCGGTTTATGACCGggaaaaggggaagagggtgataATGGAGAAGATTGAGCGGTCATTCTTtatgagggagatggagaagctTGATCCGGGAGGGggattggggttggggtttgggtttgggggggatgggttgatgatggggccggagatgatgatgatgggggatgaGCAGATGGGTTATGGTTATATGCTGCAGCAGGCGCAGATGCAGAGGGagttgcagcagcagcagagttATCAGCAGATGATGCATGcgcatcagcagcagcagtatcAGGGACAGGGGcagggacagcagcagcagcagcagcagagtggagggtgggagggggaggggggacaaCCCGGACAGGGGCAGGCTTGGGGGATGTCTTAG
- a CDS encoding uncharacterized protein (COG:S; EggNog:ENOG503P0SW), with product MSSQKITTILLDCDNTLVLSEDLAFEGCADLINEIATAKSVPLPQPFTGPSLITEFVGQNFRGMMVSLQKRYNFSMTDAELDDYVRREEDVVIAKLKEKLVPCVGVDAVLEKLAKEGKYKLAVVSSSALRRVKASVEKVGQDKYFGEDVYSAATSLPVPTSKPDPAIYLHAIKVMGKRAEECIAVEDSKSGTLSGTRAGIKVVGYVGPYPEEEKEHMTQVLTEAGAVVVMRDWSEFEGVLERIQKGEL from the exons ATGTCTTCCCAAAAG ataacaaccatcctcctcgactgCGACAACACCCTAGTCCTATCCGAAGACCTAGCCTTCGAAGGCTGCGCCGACCTAATCAACGAAATCGCCACCGCCAAAtccgtccccctcccccagccctTCACCggcccctccctcatcacaGAATTCGTCGGCCAAAACTTCCGCGGCATGATGGTCTCCCTCCAGAAGCGCTACAACTTCTCCATGACCGACGCCGAGCTCGACGACTACGTCCGCCGCGAGGAAGACGTCGTCATCGCCAAGCTAAAGGAGAAACTCGTCCCCTGCGTCGGGGTTGATGCAGTGTTGGAGAAGCTCGCAAAGGAGGGGAAATACAAGCTTGCTGTTGTTAGCTCGAGTGCCTTGAGGAGGGTAAAGGCGAGTGTGGAAAAGGTTGGGCAGGATAAGTActttggggaggatgtttATAGTGCGGCGACGAGCCTGCCGGTGCCGACGAGCAAGCCTGATCCGGCGATTTATCTGCATGCGATCAAGGTCatggggaagagggcggaggagtgTATTGCTGTTGAGGACAGCAAGTCGGGGACGTTGAGCGGGACGAGGGCGGGAATTAAGGTGGTGGGGTATGTTGGGCCTTatccggaggaggagaaggagcacATGACACAGGTGTTGACTGaggcgggggcggtggtggtgatgagggattGGAGtgagtttgagggggtgttggagaggATTCAGAAGGGCGAGCTTTAG
- the RIT1 gene encoding tRNA A64-2'-O-ribosylphosphate transferase (COG:A; BUSCO:EOG09261N2L; EggNog:ENOG503NVWI) produces MATATPTLAEVIFPEQANHNFSRILGDLKRSNLSITNRLRSIQHDASFVESVADALQLPLIANERCGSWYIDPARKTASAYFKSTDGHTGQWKFSTRRINLHLLGVAGEHNGCIIVDSTRRGKRHPDALSKTIPTWCAVLNRALFPDIPSSHTLHVPPNAVSDSEASQISARLPDFVESFRSLKIDLAPLRAQLKKPLRPFWITQDDALDLAFSEDFHPVVCCTSSRRVTGTELGEGGYIQGAGDDTENWALGLTAQIWWKHKDELVSTPESDLPELIERLVAEEGPAGDSAGQVRRVAPGIYVGTLEAADAQLATPGTCVVSLPPKTTPQDSWVKSPSHIEVGLGKSKAASRLLRDALPRICEFASRFLCETKPDEEGTVPEKRFVILCGSGKDLSVGVALALYCWCFDAEGNIRSASDQRESFTKTAIRVKLGHIMNTVPDANPGRATLQSVNSYLMDWRK; encoded by the exons ATGGCTACAGCAACCCCCACGCTGGCCGAGGTGATATTCCCCGAGCAGGCCAACCACAACTTTTCACGCATTCTCGGAGACCTCAAGCGCTCCAACCTTTCCATCACAAACCGGCTCAGATCGATCCAACACGACGCCTCTTTTGTCGAGAGTGTCGCCGATGCGTTGCAGCTGCCGTTGATCGCGAATGAGCGCTGCGGGAGCTGGTATATCGATCCGGCCAGGAAGACAGCCTCTGCTTACTTCAAGAGCACAGATGGGCATACCGGCCAGTGGAAGTTTAGCACGAGGAGGATAAATCTGCATTTGCTGGGTGTAGCTGGGGAACATAATGG GTGCATCATTGTTGACTCTACCCGGCGAGGCAAAC GACACCCAGACGCTCTAAGCAAAACAATCCCAACCTGGTGTGCAGTCCTCAACCGGGCCCTCTTCCCAGACATCCCCTCCTCACACACCCTACACGTCCCACCAAACGCAGTCTCGGACTCGGAAGCCAGTCAAATCTCAGCCCGGCTCCCGGACTTTGTCGAGTCTTTTCGCTCGCTCAAAATCGACCTCGCACCTCTTCGGGCCCAGCTGAAGAAACCGCTCCGCCCGTTCTGGATAACCCAGGACGACGCCCTCGACCTTGCATTCTCCGAGGACTTCCACCCAGTAGTCTGCTGCACCAGCTCCCGGAGAGTCACCGGAACAGAGCTAGGTGAGGGCGGGTACATCCAGGGAGCAGGAGACGACACGGAGAACTGGGCGCTGGGTCTGACGGCGCAGATTTGGTGGAAGCACAAGGATGAGTTAGTCTCCACACCAGAGAGTGACCTCCCCGAGCTTATCGAGAGGCTCGTGGCCGAGGAAGGGCCCGCCGGTGATTCCGCCGGGCAAGTGAGAAGAGTTGCTCCGGGGATCTATGTAGGCACTCTCGAAGCGGCTGACGCTCAACTTGCGACCCCGGGGACGTGTGTAGTCAGCTTGCCGCCCAAGACAACCCCTCAGGATTCTTGGGTCAAGTCGCCTTCTCATAtcgaggttgggttggggaagagcaAGGCTGCCAGTAGGCTGTTGAGAGATGCTCTGCCAAGGATCTGTGAGTTCGCATCTCGTTTTCTGTGCGAGACAAAACCAGACGAGGAAGGCACAGTGCCTGAgaagaggttcgttatactCTGCGGATCAGGAAAAGATCTCTCGGTAGGCGTCGCTCTAGCTCTCTACTGCTGGTGTTTTGACGCCGAGGGAAACATCCGGTCAGCAAGTGACCAAAGGGAGTCTTTCACCAAGACTGCCATCCGGGTCAAGCTAGGGCACATCATGAACACAGTCCCCGACGCCAACCCCGGCAGAGCCACCCTCCAAAGCGTAAACAGTTACTTGATGGACTGGCGAAAGTGA
- a CDS encoding uncharacterized protein (EggNog:ENOG503P683; COG:S), with protein MTYVDDTNTRQAADAASKFVNWYYSQINEGKGVSQSYVTNNDTYKNAGHPPADICVNGLVCPTPEDWEKILAQQREAPKATNDKKHVSYVVDTFDAHVINADYRFGAAQNLIDIHGPNDGVRMMIMVNVSGTVYFGVSKRSNEEYSVKQHFNDVFILVPNWDSLAKQSKYGKRFLIASQTYRAY; from the exons ATGACTTACGTCGACGATACCAACACTCGGCAAGCCGCTGATG CTGCTTCAAAGTTTGTCAACTGGTACTACAGCCAAATCAATGAGGGAAAGGGCGTCAGCCAGTCCTACGTGACCAACAATGACACCTACAAGAACGCCGGCCACCCCCCTGCCGACATCTGCGTCAACGGCCTAGTCTGCCCCACCCCAGAAGACTGGGAGAAGATTCTTGCCCAGCAGCGCGAAGCCCCCAAAGCCACCAACGACAAGAAACACGTCAGCTACGTCGTCGACACCTTTGATGCGCACGTCATCAACGCCGATTACCGCTTTGGCGCCGCTCAGAACCTGATCGATATTCACGGGCCTAACGACGGCgtgaggatgatgatcatGGTCAATGTCTCTGGTACGGTCTACTTCGGAGTCAGCAAGAGGAGCAACGAGGAGTACTCGGTCAAGCAGCATTTCAACGATGTGTTTATTCTGGTGCCGAACTGGGATTCGCTGGCCAAGCAGTCAAAGTATGGGAAGAGGTTTCTGATTGCTAGCCAGACGTACAGGGCTTACTAG